The Mycolicibacterium flavescens genomic interval TCGCTCGGCGACGTATTGCCCATGCCCATCCCGCACGTGACGGTCGCCGCGGCGGTGCATCACGAGCGTGGGCGCCTGAATGCTTTCCAACACCGGCCGAACGTCGGTGCGCACGAACAGATCGAAGATGTCCGCGAAGTAACCCGGACCGCCCACCAGACGCTCACCACGCGCCATCCACCGCCGTTTCGCCGGATCCGACGCCCAGCTCGGAGTCAGGTGGACCGACGACCCGCGTCCCACGCTCTCCTCGCACCACCGGACGTAGTCGGTCAGGGTCGGCTCGGGCATCCCGAACGGCTGGTCGGGCGTGCGGGCGTAATACGCGAACGGACTCCACAGCACCAGCGAGCGCACGCGGTGCGGATGGCTCGCCGCGAGCAGCATGACCGGCAGCGCCGACTCTGCCATCGCAAAGATGGAAACCTGCTCGGAGCCAACGGTATCCAGCACCGCGAGCAGACCATCGACCCATGACTGCATCGCGGGCCTATCGCAGATCGGCACGGAATCCGAGCTGCCGACTCCGAGTAGGTCGGTCAAGATCAGCCGGCTGAAAGACGACAGCCTGCGGAAGTGACCGGCGACGGTCGGCTCGTCCCACAGCAGATCTATCGGGAACGTGGCGGTGGGCACCCACAGAAGATCCGGCCCACCGTCACCGACCACCTGATAGGCCAGGTGAACGTCGCGGTCCCGGGCGTAGACGGTTTCGGGGCTCGCCGCCATTCTCCGAGCATGCCACCGCCGCGCGGACGACGGACATTTTCACGCGACAGTCGCCCCATCTCGCGCTGAGGCACGGTCCACTGCGGTGACCGTATGCAGTCCCAGCACCCAAATATTCGATCTTCGCGTTACGCGTGTGACGAACGAGGTCCGGCCGTCGTTCCAGCAAACTATTCATAGGGAAATCCCTGATTCCCCCGGCGGGGTATCTCCGTACCGTTTTCATCAGAGAAACCCCGAAAAAGCTGTTCGTCGGCCTTTTCGCAGTCAAGTACCAACGAACAGCCAGATGAAGCACCCACAAGAGGCACCAGCGCTGCCGGGCGCAGCAACCTTTGGGGTCGCCGCATCGCCGCACACATCCGCATGACCAAGAAGTACGCCATGAAGAAACTACTTACCGGCCTCACGCTGGCACTGACCCTGAGCGTCGGCACCACCATCGGATCCGCCGCGCCTGCGTCCGCCGACGAGTTGAGCTACCTGACCGCCATGTCTCGGCTCGGCATCACACCCACCGATGGCAACTACGTCACGCTGCTGCGCGTGGGTTACGCCATATGCGCGGACAAGTCGATGTGGGTCCCGCTCAACACCACCGTCGACAACGTCGCCTGGCACAACAACGTCACCTACACGCAAGCCCAGGCAGTGGTCATCGCAGCCAACACGTACCTCTGCTAGCCGAGCATTCACCGAAGGAATCACCATGGTCTACTCGCACTCGTACTACGACCACCAGCAGCCGACCGTCCCGTGGCCCGATGGTTACGACGATTCAGATCCGAAGCGCAACAGGCGAAATCCCGCCGTCACCGCCTCACTCTCCGGGGGCGTCGCGGTGCTCGTCCTGGCGGTCGGCGTCCTGCTCGGCCTCCAGCTGACAGAATCCGGTCCCGACGACACGGCCCCACCAAGCCCGGCGCCAACCGTCATCGCCAGCGCTCCGAACGTCCCGGCGCCCACGGTGCCGCGGGAACCAGTCGGCCGTTCCAGCCGACCGCCGGCAGACTCCACGCGTCTGGACCGCTCGACCTACGACGCGCTGACCGCGCGGGAGTTCGCCCTCATGGCCAAGGATCCCGACGCGTGGGCGGGCCGAAAGGTTGTGCTGTACGGCGTGATAACGCAGTTCGACTCCGCGACGGGTGCGACGTCGTTCCGCGCGGACACCGGACCCGCCCCGGTGACGGATGTCTACGACTACGACCAGAACACCATGATCACCGCTCGCGACGCGGATATGGTCGCCAACTTCGTCGAGAAGGACAGGGTGACGATGTACGTCGAGGTGCAGGGCTCGATGACCTATGAGACACAGATTGGCGGATCGACGACTGTGCCGTCGATGACGGCCAACATCATCGACAGCACCAGCCGACCCGCGTCCCGACCGGCCCCGACGTACCCCACCGCACAACCTAATGTCGAGACCGCGAGCGGCAACCAACTACGCGCGATCGCTGCGAGCGACAAGCCGATGGTCCTGGCCACCCTCGCCGACACGTGGGTTCCGCAGTTGAGTTCCAAGCGGCTCGGATTGGTCGCCGAAGGACGCACGTGGACGCATGCGGCGATACTGGCCGAGCACCAGCAACTCCGACAGGCCTACCCGGGCGCTCGTCTCTTGTGGGCAGGGGACTGGTCGACCTTTTCGGATTCGAACTTCTGGGTGACGGTCGCCGGGCCTACGTTCCCGACCGCCGAGGGCGCCTTGGCTTGGTGCAGGAGCGGAGGCTTCGACCGCGATCACTGCTTCGCGAAGCTGATCAGCACGACCCGCCCGGTCGAGGGCAGCACGGACTACAACGAGTAGCCCGAGGCGTGTCGGCGCGGCACACAGTCGATTCACAGCGAACCTCCACCGCTTATGCGAGTACGGGACGCCTCTATCGGGTACGCGACCTGACGGACGGTCGCCCACCGCGCGTCGCTACCGGTGTTCGACCGGGCCTTCAACGAGGAAGGAACCGATGGCACACCCGTCGGTTGGCGGAAGAGGTAGCCCATGCCCGAAGTCGCACAGCACCACGACGGATACCCGAAGTACCGCAGGATGGTTCGCTTCGACTGGTCGGAGACGCCGATCCACTGGGTCCCCGGCGATCCGTTCTCCACGCACATGATGAACGTCCTGCATCTGCTCCTGCCCGAGGGTGAACGGCACTTCATCAAAGCCGTGCTGGAGGCGTCATCTCTGGTCGAGGATCCCGAACTCGAGGCGTCGATCAAACCGTTCATCCAGCAGGAGTCCTGGCACGCCTGGGCACACCAGGTGGTGTTGGACCACCTGGCCGAGCAGGGCATCGATACCAAGCCCTACACCGACCGGCTCGGCAGGTCCTTGTCGATGACATTGGGTGACCCGCCGAAGTTCTTTCCGCAGCCGCTGAAACGGTGGTGGCTCTACCGTCGGCTGGCCGATGTGGCCGCGCTGGAGCACTTCACCGCGGTGCTCGGCCAGTGGGTGCTGCAGAACCGCGGGCTCGACTACGCCCGCACCGATCCCGTCATGCTCGATCTGCTCCGCTGGCACGGCGCCGAGGAGGTCGAGCACCGCTCGCTGGTCTTCGACGTGTACCAGCACGTCTGCGGCAACTACTTCATCCGCGCGTTCTCGATGCTGATGACCGCGCCGCTGTTCGTCGGCTGGTGGATCGCCGGGGCGCGCTACCTCATGGCCAACGACCCGACCATCGACCAGAAGTGGCGATTCCGGGACTGGCTGCGAGCCGCGCGTGAGTACAAGCTGCCGGGTCCGTGGAACTTCCTTGTGACGGTGCCGCTGCGTTACATGCGTCCCAGCCACCACCCGAGCCACGAGGCCAACACCCAGATGGCCATCGACTACCTGGAGCACTCGCCGGCAGCGCGGGCCGCCCGCGAACGTGCGGGGTCACCGAGTCGGCAGAACACCACGGCGACAGAGATGGAAGGGGCCGGAGTGCGATGAAGGTCATCGTCGATTTCGACACCTGTG includes:
- the bioH gene encoding family 3 adenylate cyclase; translated protein: MAASPETVYARDRDVHLAYQVVGDGGPDLLWVPTATFPIDLLWDEPTVAGHFRRLSSFSRLILTDLLGVGSSDSVPICDRPAMQSWVDGLLAVLDTVGSEQVSIFAMAESALPVMLLAASHPHRVRSLVLWSPFAYYARTPDQPFGMPEPTLTDYVRWCEESVGRGSSVHLTPSWASDPAKRRWMARGERLVGGPGYFADIFDLFVRTDVRPVLESIQAPTLVMHRRGDRHVRDGHGQYVAERIPHARLVEFDGDDHVWFAGNADVVVDEIESFLTGGRGTVPSNRVLSTVLFTDIVGSTERAAQLGDEAWSTALAAHDRVVERHVSGARGSVVKFTGDGALATFDGPARAIHCSCAIRDALDDLGLTIRAGLHTGEVEMADGDVHGIAVHIAARIMGLAGPGEVLVSGAIPPLVLGSRIVFDERGSHELKGVPDRWPVLAVHDA
- a CDS encoding Protein of uncharacterised function (DUF732), encoding MTKKYAMKKLLTGLTLALTLSVGTTIGSAAPASADELSYLTAMSRLGITPTDGNYVTLLRVGYAICADKSMWVPLNTTVDNVAWHNNVTYTQAQAVVIAANTYLC
- a CDS encoding putative protein kinase, producing MVYSHSYYDHQQPTVPWPDGYDDSDPKRNRRNPAVTASLSGGVAVLVLAVGVLLGLQLTESGPDDTAPPSPAPTVIASAPNVPAPTVPREPVGRSSRPPADSTRLDRSTYDALTAREFALMAKDPDAWAGRKVVLYGVITQFDSATGATSFRADTGPAPVTDVYDYDQNTMITARDADMVANFVEKDRVTMYVEVQGSMTYETQIGGSTTVPSMTANIIDSTSRPASRPAPTYPTAQPNVETASGNQLRAIAASDKPMVLATLADTWVPQLSSKRLGLVAEGRTWTHAAILAEHQQLRQAYPGARLLWAGDWSTFSDSNFWVTVAGPTFPTAEGALAWCRSGGFDRDHCFAKLISTTRPVEGSTDYNE
- a CDS encoding putative metal-dependent hydrolase, whose protein sequence is MPEVAQHHDGYPKYRRMVRFDWSETPIHWVPGDPFSTHMMNVLHLLLPEGERHFIKAVLEASSLVEDPELEASIKPFIQQESWHAWAHQVVLDHLAEQGIDTKPYTDRLGRSLSMTLGDPPKFFPQPLKRWWLYRRLADVAALEHFTAVLGQWVLQNRGLDYARTDPVMLDLLRWHGAEEVEHRSLVFDVYQHVCGNYFIRAFSMLMTAPLFVGWWIAGARYLMANDPTIDQKWRFRDWLRAAREYKLPGPWNFLVTVPLRYMRPSHHPSHEANTQMAIDYLEHSPAARAARERAGSPSRQNTTATEMEGAGVR